One region of Romeriopsis navalis LEGE 11480 genomic DNA includes:
- a CDS encoding SWIM zinc finger family protein, with product MQFNYSYSSSSAVHGQGNQTQMSFAPDLTRQPTFFRGELRQHLAFREAMSALHHVVVSDLRFKPQDKTEYKAWAAQQLEIDWQLIATQKQAVSDKINALRDELTVIQQSRSSRWRDFYTAQQRYFNYLYQKDYDAWFVLDPVITVHPDEIFFECFSQDESSYGKLSASYEVFQQVDEFACGTTNIDYSATLYNEFQKIRDYKTTKFEVDPSGFEVQTTGNIAYKEVKIDLPDSWVRGFLQVSSAMSLPAIQFDLHPMDIYNICFILRRHKEKKGPRALRYELTPGEPVRAILEPWDKEIVCDRSIYTGPKPETVRVWGRRRLLILERLIPMARKFTVHLLGTGLPSFYLADLNDLTFTLGLSGWTANDWAAAGNFDLLAPRADVDDFTKRQVFGALQAAKFASPDTLAKQLKLDRSTILGALGAYTQAGRAIFDLNKQVYRLRELSRDPLPMSKLRFVNEREQKARRFLDDNTLRVQNSSVDQNGTRLLQGSITDENQTYAPTVAVDRDERIVKAECSCNWHQHNTLFKGPCEHILALRMAANRK from the coding sequence ATGCAATTCAACTACAGCTACAGTTCCAGCAGTGCCGTGCACGGACAGGGAAATCAAACCCAGATGTCCTTTGCCCCGGATTTGACGCGTCAGCCAACGTTCTTTCGCGGTGAGCTGCGGCAACATTTGGCCTTTCGCGAAGCCATGAGTGCATTACACCATGTGGTCGTTTCCGACTTACGGTTTAAGCCCCAGGATAAAACAGAATACAAAGCCTGGGCCGCGCAGCAATTGGAAATTGATTGGCAACTGATCGCCACCCAAAAGCAGGCTGTTAGTGACAAGATCAACGCCCTGCGGGATGAACTAACGGTGATTCAGCAAAGCCGCAGTAGCCGCTGGCGCGATTTCTATACCGCACAGCAGCGCTATTTTAACTACCTCTATCAGAAAGACTACGATGCCTGGTTTGTGCTTGATCCAGTGATTACGGTACATCCCGACGAGATTTTCTTTGAATGCTTCAGTCAAGATGAATCCAGCTATGGCAAGCTGAGTGCGAGTTATGAAGTATTTCAGCAAGTCGATGAGTTTGCCTGTGGCACCACAAATATCGACTATTCCGCCACCCTCTATAACGAATTTCAAAAAATCCGCGACTACAAAACCACAAAGTTTGAAGTTGATCCGTCCGGCTTTGAAGTCCAGACCACGGGCAATATCGCCTATAAAGAAGTCAAAATTGACCTCCCCGATAGTTGGGTCCGCGGTTTCTTGCAGGTGAGTTCGGCCATGTCATTACCGGCAATCCAATTTGATCTGCACCCGATGGATATCTACAATATTTGCTTTATCCTACGGCGGCACAAAGAGAAGAAAGGCCCACGGGCCTTGCGCTATGAGCTGACGCCAGGGGAACCCGTGCGGGCCATCCTGGAGCCATGGGATAAAGAAATTGTCTGTGATCGCTCCATCTACACAGGCCCAAAGCCGGAGACGGTTCGAGTTTGGGGGCGACGTCGCTTACTGATTTTGGAACGATTGATTCCCATGGCGCGCAAATTTACGGTGCATCTTTTAGGCACCGGTTTACCGTCATTCTATCTGGCTGATCTGAATGATTTGACGTTCACGTTAGGTTTATCGGGTTGGACGGCGAATGATTGGGCTGCGGCTGGCAACTTTGACTTATTAGCACCCCGTGCGGACGTGGATGACTTCACCAAACGACAAGTCTTTGGAGCATTGCAAGCCGCAAAGTTTGCCAGCCCCGATACATTGGCGAAGCAACTCAAGCTCGATCGATCGACAATCCTCGGTGCACTGGGCGCCTACACCCAAGCGGGCCGGGCTATTTTCGACTTGAACAAGCAGGTTTACCGCCTGCGCGAGCTGTCCCGCGATCCCTTACCAATGTCAAAACTGCGCTTTGTCAATGAGCGAGAACAGAAGGCAAGACGGTTTCTTGATGACAATACACTACGCGTCCAAAACTCATCCGTTGATCAAAATGGCACGCGCTTATTACAGGGCAGCATTACCGATGAGAATCAGACCTATGCCCCAACGGTGGCAGTCGATCGCGATGAACGAATTGTCAAAGCAGAGTGTAGCTGTAACTGGCATCAACACAACACATTATTCAAAGGCCCCTGCGAGCATATTTTAGCCTTGCGCATGGCAGCTAATCGCAAATAA
- a CDS encoding DUF3592 domain-containing protein yields the protein MYPFIACLSTGIICVIFGMKHCAQAIASRNWPRTLGTITRSHLETFRSGPNFPRYALYLRYTYCVNGRDYIGHRVRFRPFWNVRDRRYMETFTQRYPKGSSVEIFYAPSQPKVAILEPGFDWSVTLLFLMGLVFLWAAYMLHLQR from the coding sequence ATGTATCCATTTATTGCTTGCCTGAGCACCGGCATCATCTGCGTCATCTTCGGGATGAAACATTGTGCCCAGGCGATCGCTTCCCGCAATTGGCCGCGCACGCTGGGCACCATCACCCGTTCCCATTTGGAAACCTTCCGATCAGGCCCCAACTTTCCTCGATATGCGCTGTATCTGCGATATACCTATTGTGTCAACGGTCGGGACTATATCGGCCACCGTGTCCGCTTTCGGCCTTTCTGGAACGTGCGCGATCGGCGATATATGGAAACCTTTACCCAACGCTATCCCAAAGGGTCGTCGGTCGAGATTTTCTACGCCCCCAGTCAGCCCAAAGTCGCGATTCTCGAACCCGGTTTTGACTGGTCAGTCACCTTATTATTTTTGATGGGCTTGGTTTTCCTGTGGGCGGCCTACATGCTCCACCTCCAGCGCTAG
- a CDS encoding DUF1697 domain-containing protein: MPSYVAFLRAVNVGGRQVKMDKLAEHFKSLGHEDAQTFLTTGNVIFEATDQTSIALGEQMESPIEELLGFRSEVFVRNTSELQAILATAKTLLPNVPNNGALNVAFLKAPLTEAQAEILDGLSSPIDEFLVQGTELYWTCRAAQNSSKCSNGIFESKLKLRSTLRPVGMLTELTEKFFA; encoded by the coding sequence ATGCCAAGTTATGTTGCGTTTCTACGGGCGGTTAATGTCGGCGGGCGACAAGTCAAAATGGACAAACTCGCCGAGCATTTCAAAAGCCTTGGCCATGAAGACGCCCAGACGTTTCTCACGACGGGTAATGTAATTTTTGAAGCCACCGATCAGACATCCATTGCCCTTGGAGAACAGATGGAGAGTCCGATCGAAGAATTACTCGGATTCCGCTCAGAAGTATTTGTGCGTAATACCAGTGAGCTACAAGCGATTCTCGCCACGGCCAAGACCCTGCTGCCAAACGTGCCGAACAATGGCGCACTGAATGTGGCGTTTCTGAAGGCCCCACTGACGGAGGCCCAAGCCGAGATTCTCGATGGATTGAGTAGTCCGATCGACGAGTTTCTTGTCCAGGGCACGGAGCTTTATTGGACTTGTCGTGCCGCCCAAAATTCGTCGAAATGCTCTAACGGTATCTTTGAAAGCAAACTCAAGCTGCGATCGACCCTCCGGCCAGTCGGAATGCTCACCGAACTGACCGAAAAATTCTTTGCCTAA
- a CDS encoding sensor histidine kinase encodes MRHFFATEAAFDVLLRPYRERADRIMVWMQVFLCVVCFAIAPIHNTFKAVGVIALPTLLIAYGLSRWMPGALATRIYMGCGFMTYTGLIIHQSNGQTEAHFSAFGLIGILLYYRDWRTIIAATVFIYLHHLILGYLQSIGGPIYVFASSHFWAMFGIHVAYFLPFIGMMAYLSIWLRREGYENQQDLANLKRAEAVMLEKSQALENTLNKLEQTQIQVVQSEKMAVLGNMVAGVAHEINNPIGFLNGSIKNAEDYIQDLLGHIALYQEHYPDAVAAVQEDAEAIDLEFIQADLPKLLTTMQSANQRIKSMSTSLRIFSRADKEHKIPANLHDGIDSTILILKYRLKASPARPAIQVVTEYGPIPEITCFPGQLNQVFMNILANAIDVFDEVIPTASFNEIKQQGQQITISTSALPEQNLVEICIRDNGKGMTAAVKSRIFDHLFTTKAVGKGTGLGMAITHQIVVDTHGGSIDVQSEVGQGTAFVIRLPIAS; translated from the coding sequence ATGCGCCATTTCTTTGCTACGGAAGCAGCATTTGATGTACTGCTGCGGCCCTATCGGGAACGGGCCGATCGAATCATGGTGTGGATGCAGGTATTTTTGTGTGTCGTTTGTTTCGCGATTGCGCCGATCCACAACACATTCAAGGCGGTTGGGGTGATTGCGCTGCCTACCCTCCTTATTGCCTACGGTTTGAGTCGTTGGATGCCGGGTGCGCTCGCCACAAGGATCTATATGGGCTGTGGCTTTATGACCTACACCGGCCTGATTATTCACCAGAGTAATGGCCAAACAGAGGCGCATTTCTCGGCTTTTGGCTTAATCGGGATACTGTTGTATTACCGTGACTGGCGGACCATTATTGCCGCAACAGTATTCATTTATCTGCATCACCTGATTCTGGGCTATCTACAGTCGATCGGCGGTCCAATCTATGTATTTGCCAGTTCCCATTTTTGGGCGATGTTTGGGATTCACGTCGCGTATTTTCTGCCATTTATTGGGATGATGGCCTACCTATCGATTTGGCTACGACGTGAGGGGTATGAAAATCAACAGGATTTAGCGAATCTCAAACGTGCTGAAGCGGTGATGCTAGAGAAGTCTCAGGCCCTGGAAAATACGCTTAACAAGTTGGAGCAAACCCAAATCCAGGTGGTGCAGAGTGAAAAAATGGCCGTCCTCGGTAATATGGTCGCCGGTGTTGCCCATGAGATCAATAATCCGATCGGTTTCCTCAATGGCAGCATCAAAAATGCCGAAGATTATATTCAAGATTTGCTCGGACATATTGCGTTATACCAGGAACATTACCCGGATGCAGTTGCCGCTGTGCAGGAAGATGCCGAAGCGATTGATCTGGAGTTTATCCAAGCGGATCTCCCGAAATTACTCACGACAATGCAGAGCGCGAATCAGCGGATTAAGTCCATGAGCACTAGCCTGCGGATATTTTCCCGTGCCGATAAGGAACATAAAATCCCTGCCAACTTGCATGATGGGATTGATAGTACGATCCTGATTTTGAAATATCGACTTAAGGCGAGTCCGGCACGTCCTGCCATCCAGGTGGTTACAGAATATGGCCCGATCCCGGAAATTACCTGTTTCCCAGGACAACTGAATCAGGTGTTTATGAATATTCTGGCGAACGCGATCGATGTCTTTGATGAAGTCATTCCCACGGCTAGTTTTAATGAAATCAAGCAGCAGGGTCAGCAGATCACCATTAGTACCAGTGCGTTGCCCGAGCAAAATCTGGTCGAAATCTGCATCCGCGATAACGGTAAAGGCATGACGGCAGCGGTTAAGTCCCGCATTTTTGATCATCTTTTTACGACCAAAGCCGTTGGCAAAGGTACAGGACTGGGGATGGCGATCACGCACCAAATTGTGGTCGATACCCATGGTGGGAGCATTGATGTCCAGTCGGAAGTTGGCCAGGGAACAGCGTTTGTAATTCGACTGCCAATCGCGAGCTAA
- a CDS encoding class I SAM-dependent methyltransferase — protein sequence MAQRPAAQRPADIAMPYFDALLEVLNAGGHDDVQAAFGRHVHWGYWSKGTAADGSVADFAAAAERLCQLVYQSAGVQAGDRLLDVGCGFGGTIASLNERFQDLDMTGLNIDARQLERARRAVTPLNSNQINFVEGNACELPFEDDSFDVVLAVECIFHFPSREQFFHEVQRVLKPGGRLALSDFVSVPAFKLAQKILPSSSNSLISGTYGRVDSEFTVKDYRTLASATGLRVTVQADITKQTLPTYPVVRQVFEQMEFPQAVYDTTTAEKLSQLGLLRYVIMGFEQAA from the coding sequence ATGGCGCAACGACCAGCAGCGCAGCGACCAGCCGATATTGCGATGCCCTATTTTGATGCGCTGCTGGAAGTGCTAAATGCGGGTGGTCATGACGATGTGCAGGCGGCGTTTGGGCGGCATGTGCATTGGGGTTATTGGTCGAAGGGGACGGCGGCAGATGGCTCGGTGGCGGATTTTGCGGCGGCGGCGGAGCGGTTGTGTCAGTTGGTCTATCAGTCGGCGGGAGTGCAAGCGGGCGATCGCCTCCTCGATGTGGGCTGTGGCTTTGGCGGGACGATCGCCAGCCTGAATGAGCGGTTCCAGGATTTGGATATGACGGGGCTAAATATTGATGCGCGTCAGTTGGAACGCGCCCGGCGAGCAGTGACGCCGCTGAACTCGAATCAGATTAACTTTGTAGAAGGTAATGCCTGTGAGTTACCGTTTGAGGATGACTCATTTGATGTGGTGCTGGCGGTGGAATGTATTTTTCATTTTCCGAGCCGGGAGCAGTTTTTCCACGAGGTGCAGCGCGTCCTGAAGCCGGGAGGGCGCTTAGCACTGTCGGATTTTGTCTCGGTGCCGGCGTTTAAGTTGGCGCAAAAGATTCTGCCAAGTTCAAGTAATTCTCTAATATCTGGGACCTATGGTCGGGTCGATAGCGAGTTTACCGTGAAGGATTATCGTACGTTGGCGTCGGCCACGGGGCTACGGGTAACGGTGCAGGCGGATATTACAAAGCAAACGTTACCGACGTATCCGGTGGTAAGGCAGGTGTTTGAGCAGATGGAGTTCCCTCAGGCGGTCTATGATACGACGACGGCGGAGAAGCTCAGCCAATTGGGACTGCTACGCTATGTGATTATGGGGTTTGAGCAAGCGGCGTGA
- a CDS encoding WGR domain-containing protein has translation MQLIQRTTLLYQSGKSDKVYEADICQVEDDRYVVNFRYGRRGKALREGSQTDAPVPRAEAQKVFDKLIAAKTKKGYQDVTGQDLDSLDPAAAVEPAPAAHTAADPAITQALASQREAAILARLAQGDTNGDQPPWSLSRAIWRSGELRISAAAPLLIQLLGPDPLQNPPMRNYCLAWALGNCGDAAAINPLEDLYDRSTSPAHAHVKRIALAALLKLVSPAQAADWQARLIQTLPGVLQTVATEASAEEFAAVLATELQNPTLQQVQVLTTLYQINSPHMRSALFETLGSVPLRPPYFQVVRHIFKLAEYRQDAEMFGRLAYRFEQEDKGYTGNDWYISLPNGEYIHRYTNQEYNYKTGRWEHDENPDFKAAFIGPNAKIAFGEKTKNYLRRRVWKTLKRLGELADTAYVSLATEILLQYADQDAQDIRNRILYRWDNNWQQVEAGRAAWDKYAAYWAFNHILYTHSPRYAYKHPQNAWRCQNGYKPGDPAPTIREEAFPELWTAQPHSLLRLLLESRCGSVHEFAVRALKTCAEFCPTIELADLVKLLRQPYAETAEFAFGLAHDRYAPQNPNLDLVLAVANCAYAPARSQAYIWITAQRDRFLSDGPLVAALIVSPEAETRAFVRQLLSTATPLPEALSQVIVGQVIAILLVLQEAEIERMQNTIDSLLDYFAAPMRSLGIDIIVDLLRQPLEVLQVFGATLLRNHITPAAEFPPGLLDALIESPTDAVRVLGVEIFGTLPDTVLEQQPQQLMTLATHELPEMRDAIQPTLVRLLNTSSDFINQFLPHIQSVLQQPEPHAGVHDFLVKLIGQDVTRWMAAATSEQTWQLLQCESTAAQELAGHMLQSRRADWQQQLTIFQMGELTHHEIQTVRSAGCQMIQSGLSEIRQDSEKLLTTVMVLESPWDDVRQFGFQFFTEQLQPEDFTPSLIVSICDNNLPEIRKLGRDLLSRCFHSSDGPDYLLKFSQHPAPDMQLFATNYLERYAADAPDRLRELQPYFTIVLGQVNRNRVAKQRIFRFLAAEATKSETAAAIVAAILTRQSAAITIRDKSQAIEILLQIQQAYPTIETLVKVQPVAVRAS, from the coding sequence ATGCAGCTTATTCAGCGCACGACGCTGCTCTACCAATCGGGAAAGTCTGACAAGGTTTATGAAGCTGATATTTGCCAAGTGGAGGACGATCGCTACGTCGTTAACTTCCGCTATGGCCGGCGGGGTAAAGCGCTCCGCGAAGGCAGCCAAACAGATGCGCCAGTCCCACGGGCCGAGGCCCAAAAGGTATTTGATAAGCTCATTGCTGCAAAAACGAAGAAAGGCTACCAGGATGTTACGGGTCAAGACTTAGACAGCCTCGATCCGGCAGCCGCGGTTGAGCCCGCACCCGCAGCTCACACGGCAGCCGATCCAGCCATTACCCAAGCCCTTGCCAGTCAGCGAGAGGCCGCAATTTTAGCCCGATTGGCACAAGGTGACACCAATGGAGATCAACCGCCTTGGTCCCTCAGTCGAGCCATCTGGCGATCGGGTGAATTACGGATTTCGGCGGCGGCACCATTGCTGATCCAATTGCTCGGACCTGATCCATTACAAAATCCACCCATGCGCAACTATTGCTTGGCTTGGGCCTTGGGTAACTGTGGTGATGCAGCGGCGATCAATCCCCTTGAAGATCTCTACGATCGCTCAACGTCCCCGGCCCATGCCCATGTGAAGCGCATTGCCCTAGCGGCTCTGTTGAAGTTGGTCTCACCGGCACAAGCCGCAGATTGGCAAGCACGCTTGATCCAAACGTTACCGGGGGTACTCCAAACCGTCGCCACAGAGGCATCAGCGGAAGAATTTGCGGCCGTTCTGGCGACGGAGTTGCAGAATCCCACACTGCAACAGGTTCAGGTGCTCACAACGCTGTATCAAATCAATTCTCCTCACATGCGATCGGCGTTGTTTGAAACACTGGGCTCAGTGCCCCTGCGACCGCCCTATTTCCAGGTGGTCCGGCACATCTTCAAGCTAGCGGAATATCGCCAAGATGCGGAGATGTTTGGTCGATTAGCCTATCGGTTTGAACAGGAAGACAAGGGCTATACCGGCAATGATTGGTATATTTCCTTGCCCAATGGTGAGTATATCCATCGCTATACGAACCAGGAATACAACTACAAAACCGGCCGTTGGGAGCACGACGAAAACCCCGACTTCAAAGCCGCTTTCATTGGCCCGAACGCCAAGATTGCCTTTGGTGAAAAGACCAAGAACTATCTGCGTCGTCGAGTTTGGAAAACATTGAAGCGCTTGGGGGAATTAGCGGATACGGCGTACGTCTCCCTGGCCACCGAAATCTTGCTGCAATACGCCGACCAAGACGCCCAAGACATACGCAACCGCATACTCTATCGCTGGGATAACAACTGGCAGCAAGTCGAAGCCGGACGCGCGGCCTGGGATAAATATGCGGCGTACTGGGCCTTCAACCATATCCTTTACACCCATAGTCCTCGCTACGCCTACAAACATCCGCAGAACGCTTGGCGCTGTCAAAACGGCTATAAACCGGGCGACCCCGCCCCCACGATCCGCGAAGAAGCCTTCCCAGAACTATGGACCGCGCAGCCCCATTCTTTGCTGCGCCTACTCCTCGAAAGCCGGTGTGGTAGCGTCCATGAATTCGCAGTGCGGGCCTTGAAAACCTGCGCCGAATTTTGCCCGACAATCGAGCTGGCGGATTTAGTGAAATTGCTCCGTCAGCCCTACGCCGAAACCGCCGAGTTTGCGTTTGGCTTAGCCCACGATCGCTATGCCCCGCAGAACCCGAATCTGGATTTGGTCTTGGCGGTGGCCAATTGTGCCTATGCACCCGCACGATCGCAGGCCTATATCTGGATTACTGCTCAACGCGATCGCTTCCTGTCGGATGGCCCTTTGGTTGCAGCTTTAATTGTCAGCCCAGAAGCCGAAACCCGCGCCTTTGTGCGGCAGTTACTCAGTACGGCAACACCGTTACCAGAGGCTTTGTCGCAAGTGATTGTTGGGCAGGTGATTGCGATTCTATTAGTGCTGCAGGAAGCGGAAATCGAACGCATGCAGAACACGATCGACAGTCTGCTGGATTATTTTGCGGCGCCGATGCGATCGCTGGGTATTGATATTATTGTGGATTTACTGCGGCAGCCACTTGAGGTACTACAAGTCTTTGGCGCGACGCTTCTGCGCAACCACATCACACCTGCCGCAGAATTTCCGCCGGGCTTACTGGATGCCTTAATCGAGTCACCCACCGATGCCGTGCGGGTGCTGGGCGTGGAGATATTTGGGACATTACCGGATACAGTCCTCGAACAACAGCCGCAACAACTGATGACCTTGGCAACCCACGAATTGCCAGAAATGCGGGACGCAATTCAACCAACACTAGTGCGATTGTTAAATACATCGTCCGACTTTATCAATCAATTCCTCCCGCACATCCAATCGGTATTGCAGCAGCCAGAACCCCATGCGGGTGTGCATGACTTCTTGGTTAAGCTAATTGGTCAGGATGTGACGCGCTGGATGGCCGCAGCCACATCAGAACAAACGTGGCAGTTATTGCAATGCGAATCGACTGCCGCCCAGGAATTAGCTGGCCATATGCTGCAATCGCGCCGCGCCGACTGGCAACAACAACTAACAATATTCCAAATGGGTGAACTGACCCACCACGAAATCCAAACGGTGCGATCGGCCGGTTGTCAGATGATTCAATCCGGATTGAGTGAGATTCGTCAGGATTCGGAAAAGCTGCTAACAACGGTCATGGTATTAGAATCACCCTGGGATGATGTGCGGCAGTTTGGGTTCCAGTTCTTTACCGAGCAGCTCCAGCCAGAAGACTTTACGCCATCGTTGATCGTCAGCATTTGTGATAACAATCTGCCCGAAATCCGCAAACTCGGTCGGGATCTGCTCAGCCGCTGTTTCCACAGTAGTGATGGCCCCGATTATCTCCTGAAGTTCAGTCAACATCCGGCGCCGGATATGCAGCTATTTGCCACGAATTACCTGGAGCGATATGCCGCCGATGCGCCCGATCGCCTGCGCGAACTTCAGCCATATTTCACAATCGTGCTAGGCCAAGTGAATCGTAATCGGGTGGCCAAACAACGCATCTTCCGGTTTCTGGCAGCGGAAGCAACCAAAAGTGAAACCGCCGCCGCCATCGTCGCCGCCATTCTCACCCGGCAATCAGCCGCGATCACCATTCGCGATAAATCCCAAGCGATCGAGATTCTGCTGCAAATCCAACAGGCTTATCCCACGATCGAAACATTGGTGAAAGTCCAACCCGTAGCCGTACGGGCCAGTTAA